The sequence GATATTGAGGATGTGGCGCGGCGCATCGAGGATATTGATGTTCCGCAGCAGCAGATATTCATTGAATCCCGCATTGTCGAAGTTATGCGCAGCCACAGCCGCTCGCTTGGCGTTCAGTGGGGCGGGCTCGCGGCGCGCACCACTGGCAGCGTATTTCCCGCCACTGTCGGCCTTGCCGGCAGCGCGCAGGTGGGAAGCACGGCGCTGGTGCCCAACGGGCTTGCCGCCACGCCGGGGGGCGCGCTCTCAAACGGTTATGCGATGGGAACATCGAACGGCATGGTGGATCTGCCGGCCACTGATCCCTCCAATTCCGGCGCGTTACCCGCCGCGGTAAGCATCGCGTTGAGTGACGTCGCCGGCACTTCGTCCCTCAATCTGCGCTTCAGCGCGCTGGAGCGCGACGGCAAGGGAAAAACTTTGAGCAACCCGAAAATCGTTACCATCAACGGCGTGCGGGCAAAGATCGCCAGTGGCCGTGAAATCCCGTATCAGCAGTCGGCCGGCGGCTCGTCGGGGGCGACCACCGTGGCATTTAGAAACGCCGTCATCTCGCTGGAAGTCACCCCGTTTGTTACGCCAGACAACAGAATTTCGCTCAAAATCGCCGCCCATAAGGACGACGCTGATTTTACGAACCCCGTTCAAAACGTTCCCTCGATACTCACCCGTTCGGTGGAGACCAGCGTTGTGGTGACGGATGGCGGCACCGCCGTGTTGGGAGGCGTATTCGAGAATCTGCAGACAGGCACCGAACGCGGGGTGCCGTTCCTTTCAAAAATACCGGTCATTGGCTGGCTTTTCAAGGGAAGCGAGGATCTCGATAACGAGAAGGAGCTGCTTATTTTCATTACGCCGCGCATTGTAAGGGGCAATTTCACATGATCGGACAAAGTAACATTAACTTGATGGTGCGTTTGGTTGTGGGGACGGCGTTGCTGTTGCTGATCCTCTGGGGGAGCGGCTCCGGCACCGCCGACTCAAAAGAGCCGCAAAAAAATGCCGTACGCCCCATACACCGGACCGCCGCAAATACCTCCCCGCGATGAAACAGGATACGCTTAACACCGTAATGGTCCGTCTGATTCTCACTACGGGGCTTCTGCTGCTGTTTACCTGGGGAGCAAACGCCGCCGAACCCGGAGCAATGAAGGGCATCGGACAGATGAAAGGGTTTATCGAGGCGGGGGAAAAAAGCATTACCCTGCTCACCGTGGGGGATCGGGTAAAATTAAAGCTGAAAAACCCCGAAGCGGTGATGCCGGGGGACCGGATGGACATTTATGAGTCGACGAAAACCGGCACGGTTGACGACCGGGGCGATGAGTTACTGGCCTGGGTCGGACGTTTGGTGATCACCGGTATTGATGGCGGGACGGTGCTGGGTTCGCTGGAATCAGCCACGCGGGAGATTTTCGCGGGCAGCCATTTGGATTACACCCTGCCGGACGAGCGGCGGCAGAGCCGTTATTTCGGCCTGATGCGGATGATGGCCGCCTCGATGGCCGATCCGGCGCGGAATTTTGTGACAGTGGCGTTCCCGGATGTGACCGATGGCGCCGGCAACGAAACCCGCCTTTCGGAAGCCGCCTATGTTCAATTGCGGGAGGCGCTTTGCGGCCAGCCGCAATTCCGTTGTGTGGAGAGGGGCGCATTGCGCGCCATGCTGGACGAATATGACGTGAAAACCGGCGCCTCCGCCGGGGGGCTGGCGCGCGGCAAGGCCGCCACGCGGTTCGATGCGGATTGGTTTGTTACCGGACGGCTTGCTTATGTGGATGCGTTGGACGCCGCCGCGCGTGGGAATGTCCGTTCCGGCGGCCTTCTTCTCACTGTGACGGCATATGACCTGCGTAACACCGCTAAGGTCTTTGCTTCCACCTATCCCGTGGCCGCGGGAGAATACAATATCGCCAATGGCGCTCCGGATGACGTATTGGTGGCATACCGTGCCGCGCGTCACGCCTATCTTAAAATCATGGTTGATGGCGGCGCCATGCTTTCGGGCCGTAGGGTGGATAACCTTTTCATGGCGCCGCTGGACGAGTATGTGGATATGGAGTACCGCCGCCACATCGGCGGCGGTTCGGACGGCCGGGTTGTCATGGGAAACATTGAGATTTCACTGGATGGCAAGCCGCTGCGGCGGGGAGCCGATGGGGTGTATTATGATGACATCATCAGCGCGGGCGGCCATACGCTGCGCGTTTCGGCAGTCCCGAGCCTGATGGGGCGGGGGGAACCGCCGATTGGCAAGCGGCTGGATAAGAGCGTACAACTGATTATCGCGCCGGATGCCGCTTTTATGAGTCAAGTGGTGGTCGGCATCCTTGGCAGACAGGGGTTGATAGCGGTCGACACGCGTCCCATGGGAGAGCATCCATTTAAGGGAGTTTTGGCTGATGGCAGATAAAAACGACGCGCCGCAGCGCCCGGCGGCGGAAGCCGCGCGGAGCGCCGGAGAGGGGTCGCCATTTTCCATGCCGTTGGAAAAAGGGATGGATATTTTGGCGGAGCCGG is a genomic window of Nitrospinota bacterium containing:
- the pilQ gene encoding type IV pilus secretin PilQ — encoded protein: MQLRDEERGGSENRQRRENLFSFHFKETSLESVVNMLSDRGRNFRYVIHPDVGSRKVLGLYLEDVTWREALATVARLHNLIITEEHNLVVVNTYENYMAAQEQDVKRVRLSQDRAEMERSILAASLKSKQLQADDRRTFRSFKLKYAEPNEAKAYLDRIFSGPGEMPSSDASAEKGAAAPAQSSFRILFSTFSKASILTAYGTPADIEDVARRIEDIDVPQQQIFIESRIVEVMRSHSRSLGVQWGGLAARTTGSVFPATVGLAGSAQVGSTALVPNGLAATPGGALSNGYAMGTSNGMVDLPATDPSNSGALPAAVSIALSDVAGTSSLNLRFSALERDGKGKTLSNPKIVTINGVRAKIASGREIPYQQSAGGSSGATTVAFRNAVISLEVTPFVTPDNRISLKIAAHKDDADFTNPVQNVPSILTRSVETSVVVTDGGTAVLGGVFENLQTGTERGVPFLSKIPVIGWLFKGSEDLDNEKELLIFITPRIVRGNFT